A single region of the Pygocentrus nattereri isolate fPygNat1 chromosome 27, fPygNat1.pri, whole genome shotgun sequence genome encodes:
- the zgc:91910 gene encoding zinc finger protein 706, with the protein MARGQQKIQSQQKNAKKAAEKKKAQGADQKTAAKAALVHTCPVCRTQMPDPKTFKQHFESKHPKSPMPPELVDVQA; encoded by the exons ATGGCTCGCGGGCAGCAGAAGATTCAGTCCCAGCAGAAGAACGCCaaaaaggcagcagagaagaaaaAGGCTCAGGGAGCAGATCAGAAGACTGCTGCCAAAGCTGCCCTCGTCCACACATGCCCTGTTTGCAGG ACACAGATGCCAGACCCAAAGACATTCAAGCAGCATTTTGAAAGCAAACATCCTAAGTCACCAATGCCCCCTGAGCTGGTGGATGTGCAGGCATAA